TGATTGCACTGGCATTATTGTTGAGTTTCCGTTGGTTGCGTGAACAAACTGCCGGTCAAGAGAAACTAGAACGACGGGCAAAGCGCATTTTGAGCGGCGAACGTGAAAATGCCATTCGCAGTGAAGGCCATGAGTGGCCACCTTTCGCCAGTCGTGCGATGGACCATTTATTGGCGGAATTGGCCGAGGTGAGAGCTGAGCGTAATCGGGTCGATATCTTGATTCGTGCTTTTGCGGCGCAGGATGCTAAAACCGGTTTCAGCAATCGGCAGTTCTTTGATAACCAATTAACAACGCACTTAGAAGAATCAGGTGCGCACGGGGTTGTGATGATGATACAACTCCCGGATTTTGACCGTTTGAATGAAACCGGTGACCATCAGTTGGTACAAGAGCTGATGCATTCACTGATTAATCTATTTTCGACCTTTATGACCCGCCATCCCTCCGCGTTACTGGCCCGCTATCATCAAAATGAGGTCGCCATTTTACTGCCGCATAAAACCTTAAAATATGCCGATGTGATGGCGGCACAATTGCTCCATGCTGTTGGGACATTACCCAAGCCTCATGTTATTGACCGTGAATCATTGCTGCATATTGGGATTGTGGCGTATCGAAGTGGCGAGACCGTTGAGCAAATTATGGATAACGCCGCGCAAGCGACCAGAAATGCAGCGATGAGTGGCGGAAATGGTTGGTATGTCTTTGACACTAACGTGGCAGAAAAAGGGCGTGGTAGTGTCAAATGGCGCACTCTATTGGAGCAAACGCTGGCAAACGGTGGCCCAAGGCTCTACCAGCGCCCCGTGATTACCGTGGACGGCAATCTTCATCATCGTGAAGTGATTAGCCGTATATTTGATGGCAAGCAAGAGTTACTGGCGGCTGAATTTATGCCCTTGGTACAACTGTTTGGTTTAGCTGAGCGCTATGACCGTCAAAAAATTGATAGGATAATTCCTTTATTATCTTTATGGCCGGACGAAACTCTGGCATTTTCTATCTGCGTTGATTCATTATTACAGCGTCCTTTCCAGCGTTGGCTGCGGGATACGCTGTTGCAATGTAAAAAATCGGATAGAACGCGAATTATCTTTGAACTTGCAGAGGCAGATGTGTGTCAACATATCGACCAAATCCGTCCGATGATTCGTTTATTGCTCGGACTAGGCTGCAAAGTCATGGTGTCGCAGGCTGGATTAACCGTTGTCAGCACGTCTTACATCAAGTCGCTGCGGATTAAGATGATCAAGCTTCATCCTGGATTAGTCAGAAACATTAATTTACGTTATGAGAATCAGTTGTTTGTTGAAAGTCTGACCGGTGCCTGCGCAGGAACGCATACAAAAGTTTTTGCCGCTGAAGTGCTTACCCGAGAAGAATGGCAAACACTGAAAGAAAAAGGTATTTACGGTGGACAGGGCAATTTTTTTGCTTCACCAGCGCCTTTAAATCCCGAAAAGAAAAAATATTCGTTTTAGACCATGTTTAGCCTGATCGTTGAGCAAAAATTAACGTAGAATGTGTCGGCCATTTCCGTAAATCGTTGGTGGGTGCTTACTTCCAGCGAGTATCAGGTTAAATGTTAGATTATATGTGCTGTGTTACGCCGGTCGTTGCGCAGAATCCGTGTTGTGCCAAGGTTTTATTCAACCTTTTCAAACGATATGGGCTCTGAGCGGAACGATATGCCATTAACGCAGCTACTTTTTCACCGAATCGGGACGTTTTTGCGCCTTGTCGCTGGTTCGTGTGGTTGGTAAAGTAGGCGGATTTTATTTTCCGCCCCCAGCTTGCAGGATTATCCTTTCGTTATGTTTAAGAAATTTCGTGGCATGTTTTCCAACGACTTGTCCATCGACTTGGGTACCGCCAATACCCTTATTTATGTTAAAGGACAAGGCATTGTACTGAATGAACCTTCAGTGGTTGCTATTCGCCAGGATCGTGCCGGTTCACCGAAAAGCGTCGCGGCTGTGGGTCATGAAGCCAAACAGATGCTAGGACGCACCCCCGGTAATATCGCTGCTATTCGTCCAATGAAAGATGGCGTTATCGCTGACTTCTTTGTTACCGAAAAAATGCTGCAACACTTTATTAAGCAAGTTCATAGCAACAGCTTTATGCGCCCGAGTCCGCGCGTATTGGTGTGCGTCCCTGTTGGGGCCACTCAGGTTGAGCGCCGTGCTATCCGTGAATCTGCTCAGGGCGCTGGCGCTCGTGAAGTGTTCC
The window above is part of the Yersinia massiliensis genome. Proteins encoded here:
- the csrD gene encoding RNase E specificity factor CsrD — protein: MRFTTKLSAFMTLLVVLAMCLVLLGSTASFFYLCQKKLEHRLQSIATAYDQSLLQYPPDKEREWLPILMRTIDVVEVSIRNETSTLYQLNLPAVYTPWNHKSQHRTLVVPMLHQPGASMHFTYIDPLNSYTRSLYAMAILSLAAMVIALALLLSFRWLREQTAGQEKLERRAKRILSGERENAIRSEGHEWPPFASRAMDHLLAELAEVRAERNRVDILIRAFAAQDAKTGFSNRQFFDNQLTTHLEESGAHGVVMMIQLPDFDRLNETGDHQLVQELMHSLINLFSTFMTRHPSALLARYHQNEVAILLPHKTLKYADVMAAQLLHAVGTLPKPHVIDRESLLHIGIVAYRSGETVEQIMDNAAQATRNAAMSGGNGWYVFDTNVAEKGRGSVKWRTLLEQTLANGGPRLYQRPVITVDGNLHHREVISRIFDGKQELLAAEFMPLVQLFGLAERYDRQKIDRIIPLLSLWPDETLAFSICVDSLLQRPFQRWLRDTLLQCKKSDRTRIIFELAEADVCQHIDQIRPMIRLLLGLGCKVMVSQAGLTVVSTSYIKSLRIKMIKLHPGLVRNINLRYENQLFVESLTGACAGTHTKVFAAEVLTREEWQTLKEKGIYGGQGNFFASPAPLNPEKKKYSF